One window of the Thermodesulfobacteriota bacterium genome contains the following:
- a CDS encoding HD domain-containing protein, translated as MFQDVLTYFLNNLGSLYRMRRIYPQGSKQVLQTAKQAHQRLSEWGKPVRITLLGQDLILEDRRIDPIPATFQALFQALQQLGFERIQIDAEAQVEDLLDWIEHIFSKQRTPYQSSKILTGWMNLQHRTSPQSLFTRSIMGYLGFLAETQGILTDLEARKPEGIVRAREVVCTIVSRLTIVRELFEPIRELKNFDDYTYTHALNVCILSSALARALRFNEEVVNTVAMAGLCHDLGKKEVPKEILNQKGTLRSEDWKLMEKHPYWGAKLLLEIPNVEANHPLLPVVAFQHHMGYDQSGYPKVQPRMPFYPLHIASQLVAISDVYDALRTVRPYRPALSVEKAATFLIRDAWSGKLNREFVSAFLLLLNVLSAGRRVVLSDGTRGRIVEAHSDRPLCPMIGDEQGRIFDLSDPAAPRIWEIEEEVAEGDQPN; from the coding sequence ATGTTTCAGGACGTGCTCACATATTTCCTCAACAATCTCGGCAGCCTCTATCGAATGCGCCGCATCTATCCTCAGGGCAGCAAACAGGTCTTGCAGACAGCCAAGCAGGCCCACCAGAGGCTCTCCGAATGGGGAAAACCGGTAAGGATCACCCTTCTCGGACAGGATCTGATCCTCGAGGACCGGAGGATCGATCCCATCCCCGCCACCTTCCAAGCGCTCTTTCAGGCCCTTCAGCAACTGGGATTCGAGAGAATCCAGATCGATGCCGAGGCCCAGGTGGAGGATCTTCTGGATTGGATCGAGCATATCTTCTCGAAACAACGGACCCCCTACCAGAGTTCCAAGATCTTAACGGGATGGATGAATCTTCAACACCGGACGTCCCCGCAATCCCTCTTCACCCGTTCCATCATGGGCTATCTGGGATTCCTCGCTGAAACCCAGGGAATCCTCACGGATCTCGAGGCCAGAAAACCCGAAGGGATCGTCCGAGCCCGGGAGGTCGTCTGCACGATCGTCTCCCGATTGACCATTGTGCGGGAGTTGTTTGAACCGATTCGGGAGCTCAAAAATTTTGATGACTATACCTACACCCACGCCCTCAACGTCTGCATCCTCTCCTCGGCCCTGGCCAGGGCCCTCCGCTTCAACGAGGAGGTGGTCAACACCGTGGCCATGGCGGGTCTCTGCCACGACCTCGGGAAGAAGGAGGTTCCCAAAGAGATTCTGAATCAGAAAGGGACCCTTCGGTCAGAGGATTGGAAGCTGATGGAAAAACATCCCTACTGGGGGGCGAAACTCCTTCTCGAGATTCCGAATGTGGAAGCGAACCATCCCCTTCTTCCCGTGGTGGCCTTTCAGCACCATATGGGGTATGACCAGTCCGGATACCCGAAGGTTCAGCCGAGGATGCCCTTTTATCCCCTCCACATCGCGAGCCAGCTGGTCGCCATCTCGGATGTCTACGATGCCCTGAGGACCGTCCGGCCCTACCGGCCCGCCCTTTCGGTCGAGAAGGCGGCAACCTTCCTCATCCGGGATGCCTGGTCCGGAAAACTGAACCGGGAATTCGTCTCCGCTTTTCTCCTCCTTCTGAACGTCCTTTCGGCGGGGAGGAGAGTCGTCCTCTCCGATGGGACGCGAGGAAGGATCGTCGAAGCCCACTCGGACCGCCCCCTCTGTCCCATGATAGGGGATGAGCAAGGCCGGATCTTCGATCTTTCGGATCCCGCAGCCCCCCGGATCTGGGAGATCGAAGAGGAGGTGGCCGAAGGCGATCAGCCAAATTAG
- a CDS encoding AMP-binding protein, producing MTISKWMTAGTVLKMMAMHYPDKPGAGDKFRKMTFKEWNERSCRFANALNQLGIRKGDRFAILAYNCVEWMEFYAGSAKGGQVTVPVMFRLAPPEIEYVVNHSDSKAFIVAKEFVPLVNSIRSKLPNIPPENYIYFGDDKTPEGYQSYEELLAKASPEEPDVIVDAEDMWNIMYTSGTTGKPKGVVRTHEGNVSQYILNAINMGLRPDDCVMLVMPMCHINSIYYSFTYTYVSARVFVYNMISFDPLDLLKTIEKERITFTSLVPTHYIMMLSLPDEVKKSIDVSSIRQLLISSAPARRDTKLAIMEYFKNAELWEAYGSTEAGLVTLLRPEEQFKKLGSIGREIWGTDRIKILDENGNEVPRGQVGELYSRTPHIFKEYWKDPEKTKSVFRGEWFSAGDMAYQDEDGYYVLVDRKANMIITGGENVFPSEVENVIGSHPAVKYVAVIGVPDPKWGEAVKAVVTLHQGQTVSEKELIDYCRGKIAGYKIPKSVDFIKDEEMPMTPTGKILHRILRERYGKWSDVR from the coding sequence ATGACGATCAGTAAATGGATGACCGCGGGAACCGTCCTCAAGATGATGGCCATGCATTACCCCGACAAACCAGGAGCGGGGGACAAATTCCGGAAAATGACCTTTAAGGAGTGGAATGAACGGAGTTGTCGCTTTGCCAACGCCCTGAATCAATTGGGCATTCGGAAAGGAGACCGGTTCGCCATTCTCGCCTATAACTGTGTGGAATGGATGGAATTTTATGCGGGGTCCGCCAAAGGGGGCCAAGTGACGGTCCCCGTCATGTTCAGGCTCGCTCCTCCTGAGATCGAATACGTGGTGAACCACTCCGACTCAAAGGCCTTCATCGTGGCCAAAGAATTCGTCCCCTTGGTCAACTCGATTCGGAGCAAGCTCCCCAATATTCCCCCTGAAAATTATATCTACTTCGGGGACGATAAGACCCCGGAAGGCTACCAATCCTATGAAGAACTCCTGGCGAAGGCCTCCCCCGAGGAGCCCGATGTGATCGTGGATGCGGAGGATATGTGGAACATCATGTACACCTCCGGCACCACAGGAAAGCCGAAGGGGGTGGTCAGGACCCATGAGGGGAACGTCTCTCAATACATTTTGAATGCCATCAACATGGGGCTTAGGCCGGATGATTGCGTGATGCTGGTCATGCCCATGTGCCATATCAATTCCATTTATTATTCCTTCACCTATACCTATGTGAGCGCCAGGGTCTTCGTCTATAATATGATCAGCTTCGATCCCCTCGATCTTCTCAAGACGATCGAAAAAGAGAGGATCACCTTCACCTCCCTCGTTCCCACCCACTACATCATGATGCTCTCGCTGCCAGACGAGGTGAAGAAGAGCATCGATGTCAGCTCCATCCGCCAGCTCCTCATCTCTTCGGCCCCGGCCCGAAGGGACACCAAACTGGCCATCATGGAATACTTCAAAAATGCCGAGCTCTGGGAAGCCTATGGGTCGACGGAGGCGGGCCTGGTGACCTTGCTCCGTCCGGAGGAACAGTTCAAAAAGTTAGGTTCGATCGGAAGAGAGATCTGGGGGACCGACCGCATCAAGATCCTTGATGAGAACGGAAATGAGGTGCCGCGAGGTCAGGTGGGAGAGCTCTACTCCCGAACACCCCACATCTTCAAGGAATACTGGAAGGACCCGGAGAAGACGAAATCGGTCTTCCGGGGAGAGTGGTTCTCCGCGGGCGATATGGCCTATCAGGATGAGGATGGTTATTACGTCCTCGTCGATCGGAAGGCCAATATGATCATCACGGGTGGCGAGAACGTCTTCCCGTCGGAAGTCGAGAACGTGATCGGTTCCCACCCTGCCGTGAAGTATGTGGCGGTCATCGGCGTTCCCGACCCCAAATGGGGAGAGGCGGTGAAGGCCGTGGTAACCCTCCATCAGGGGCAGACGGTATCGGAGAAGGAACTGATCGACTATTGCCGGGGAAAGATCGCAGGCTACAAGATCCCGAAGTCGGTCGATTTCATCAAGGATGAGGAGATGCCCATGACCCCCACCGGAAAGATCCTCCACCGCATCCTCAGAGAAAGGTACGGGAAATGGTCCGACGTGAGGTGA
- a CDS encoding respiratory nitrate reductase subunit gamma, whose translation MEKHLIFYLMFIPTMILFLWGMWFRAGFYLQGTLKGMEQATSWEKFVTLAKRGWKGFRKRPRWYIKTVLTDVIFHKKLYAQSFYRWLAHTLLVFGFVATFVVDMIKGFTTGYLAAWSPSFPILSFAHAFKTGPIRPFLDFFLEFFSFLILVGCVLAMIRRFFLKPDQLKTEEEDIVTLVFIFYMVASGFFIEGYRIAHPEVVAERVYMADFTPPSANNWISFFGYFLSFFLRDITINPHFLWYAHVIPCLVWFVYIPHSKFLHIFTSSITVIADRVKQHQAG comes from the coding sequence ATGGAGAAGCACCTCATCTTCTATCTGATGTTCATTCCCACGATGATCCTCTTCCTCTGGGGGATGTGGTTTCGGGCGGGTTTCTATCTTCAGGGGACCTTGAAGGGAATGGAACAGGCGACCTCCTGGGAGAAATTCGTCACCCTGGCCAAAAGAGGCTGGAAGGGCTTCCGGAAGAGACCTCGCTGGTATATCAAGACGGTCCTGACCGATGTGATCTTCCATAAGAAGCTTTACGCTCAATCTTTCTACCGATGGCTCGCCCACACCCTTCTCGTGTTCGGTTTTGTCGCGACCTTCGTCGTGGATATGATCAAGGGATTCACCACCGGTTACCTCGCCGCATGGAGCCCTTCCTTTCCCATCCTCTCCTTTGCCCATGCCTTTAAGACCGGACCCATCCGGCCGTTTCTCGACTTTTTTCTCGAATTCTTCAGTTTTTTGATCCTCGTCGGCTGTGTGCTAGCTATGATCCGGAGATTCTTCCTCAAGCCCGATCAATTGAAGACGGAAGAGGAGGATATTGTCACCCTCGTCTTCATCTTTTATATGGTGGCCTCGGGATTTTTCATCGAGGGATACCGGATCGCTCACCCAGAGGTGGTGGCCGAACGGGTCTACATGGCCGATTTTACTCCGCCGAGCGCCAACAACTGGATCTCCTTCTTCGGATATTTTTTGTCCTTTTTTCTGAGAGACATCACGATCAATCCCCACTTCTTATGGTATGCCCACGTCATCCCTTGCCTCGTATGGTTTGTCTATATCCCCCATTCGAAATTTCTCCATATCTTCACCTCATCGATCACCGTCATCGCCGATAGGGTCAAACAACACCAGGCCGGATAA
- a CDS encoding (Fe-S)-binding protein, producing the protein MDLSRFSPKQLLEIDACTRCGDCLRFCPVYGQRAEEGITPRGKIQALKKFLQKQYGLWARIFGKPKLDEAELERFSEMVYRCTLCGECAVQCPVSIDSRTLWLALKEVLVDLGHFPKNVGMMRKNVLGKYNISGEANSSRTNWLDGLEGLPAHRYQKERAEVVYFVGCVSAYFPMAYKVPQSFTQILDRAGVDFTLLGGEEWCCGFPLIGAGFRKEVEGFIRHHIEGVKERGAHSVVFSCPSCYHTWHEEYHTDFHLYDSTQFLLHLLREGKLRFKGEKVRVTYHDPCDLGRHSGIYEEPREVLRSIPGVELVELATHREQSKCCGGGGLLEMVDPELSIALAKEKIKSIQATGADVVVSACQQCVRTIQSTARRMKVPLKVMYISEFVLKYLA; encoded by the coding sequence GTGGACCTTTCACGATTCTCTCCCAAACAACTCCTTGAAATCGATGCCTGCACCCGGTGTGGAGACTGCCTCCGGTTCTGCCCGGTTTATGGTCAGAGGGCCGAGGAGGGGATCACCCCCCGTGGCAAGATCCAGGCCCTGAAGAAGTTCCTCCAGAAACAGTACGGTCTCTGGGCGAGGATCTTTGGCAAACCCAAATTGGACGAGGCGGAACTGGAGCGCTTTTCGGAGATGGTCTATCGCTGCACCCTCTGCGGAGAGTGTGCGGTTCAATGTCCGGTCTCCATCGATTCCCGAACCCTTTGGCTGGCCTTAAAAGAGGTGCTGGTCGATCTTGGCCATTTTCCCAAGAATGTTGGGATGATGAGGAAGAACGTCCTCGGGAAGTATAACATATCGGGGGAGGCCAACAGCTCGAGGACGAACTGGCTTGACGGCTTGGAGGGGCTCCCCGCACACCGATATCAAAAGGAGCGGGCAGAGGTGGTCTATTTCGTGGGCTGCGTCTCAGCCTATTTTCCGATGGCTTATAAAGTGCCCCAGAGCTTCACCCAAATCCTGGACAGGGCAGGGGTGGATTTCACCCTCTTGGGCGGAGAGGAGTGGTGTTGCGGATTTCCGCTCATCGGGGCTGGGTTTAGAAAAGAGGTCGAGGGTTTCATCCGTCACCATATCGAAGGGGTGAAAGAGAGAGGGGCGCACAGCGTCGTCTTCTCCTGTCCCTCCTGTTACCATACCTGGCACGAGGAGTACCACACCGATTTCCACCTCTACGATTCCACCCAGTTTCTTCTCCACCTCCTCCGAGAGGGGAAGCTCAGATTTAAGGGAGAGAAGGTGAGGGTGACCTATCACGACCCCTGCGACCTCGGCCGCCATAGCGGCATATACGAGGAACCGAGAGAGGTTCTGCGATCGATCCCAGGGGTGGAGTTGGTGGAGTTGGCCACCCACAGGGAACAGAGCAAATGTTGTGGGGGAGGGGGACTTTTGGAGATGGTGGATCCAGAGCTCTCCATCGCCCTGGCCAAGGAGAAGATCAAGTCGATTCAGGCGACCGGCGCGGACGTCGTTGTCTCGGCCTGCCAGCAGTGTGTCCGGACGATTCAGTCCACCGCCAGGAGGATGAAGGTTCCGTTAAAGGTGATGTATATCTCTGAGTTCGTCCTGAAATATTTGGCCTAA
- the gcvH gene encoding glycine cleavage system protein GcvH: MEIEGYQFPDDLYYHKEHFWARVEGEIVTVGTTDFAQKLAGDIVYVELPSPGKAVEQGKPCGSLESGKWVGRIYAPVSGKVVSANEELEDSPELINASPYDKGWIFKVSPSNLEAELKNLMRVDTLGEFIQSEIERVKKTKE, encoded by the coding sequence ATGGAAATCGAAGGGTACCAATTTCCGGACGATCTCTACTATCACAAAGAACATTTCTGGGCCAGGGTGGAGGGAGAGATTGTGACGGTCGGAACAACTGACTTTGCCCAGAAACTGGCGGGCGACATCGTCTATGTCGAGCTTCCCTCCCCAGGTAAAGCGGTCGAACAAGGGAAACCCTGCGGTTCCCTTGAATCGGGGAAATGGGTCGGGAGGATCTATGCGCCCGTCTCAGGAAAAGTCGTCTCGGCAAATGAGGAGCTTGAGGACTCGCCTGAGTTGATCAATGCAAGCCCTTACGACAAGGGATGGATCTTCAAGGTGAGCCCTTCCAATTTAGAGGCGGAGCTGAAGAACCTGATGAGGGTCGACACGTTAGGGGAGTTCATCCAGTCGGAGATCGAGCGGGTGAAGAAGACGAAGGAATAG
- a CDS encoding 4Fe-4S dicluster domain-containing protein, giving the protein MIHAKDLDPGFKDLIAREPGGQHIKKCFACGTCTAGCPVRQITERYNPRKIIRMALLGMKKDVLSSPFIWLCSSCYTCYERCPQDVRIPELMNAIKNIAVREGHIPPPIKTQLELLSTFGRLLEISDFENEKRREFGLPLVQGRTEEIQKILKGLGLCHEEERGPV; this is encoded by the coding sequence ATGATCCACGCGAAAGATCTCGACCCCGGGTTTAAAGACCTCATAGCAAGAGAACCGGGGGGGCAGCACATCAAGAAATGCTTTGCCTGCGGGACCTGCACGGCAGGTTGTCCGGTCAGGCAGATTACGGAACGTTATAACCCGAGGAAGATCATCCGGATGGCCCTCCTGGGGATGAAGAAGGACGTCCTCTCCAGCCCGTTCATCTGGCTCTGCTCTTCCTGCTACACCTGCTACGAACGATGCCCCCAAGACGTGAGAATCCCCGAGCTCATGAACGCCATCAAGAACATTGCGGTGCGAGAAGGGCATATCCCTCCTCCGATTAAAACCCAATTGGAACTCCTCTCCACCTTCGGTCGCCTCCTGGAGATCTCCGATTTTGAAAATGAGAAGCGAAGGGAATTCGGCCTCCCCCTGGTTCAAGGCCGGACCGAAGAGATCCAAAAGATTTTGAAAGGACTCGGGCTCTGTCATGAAGAAGAAAGAGGACCGGTCTAA
- a CDS encoding CoB--CoM heterodisulfide reductase iron-sulfur subunit B family protein has translation MKKKEDRSKESSYTLFLGCTVPVRALNYELASRKVAGALGLTLHDIPEFTCCGYPVKSISHHAYLLMAARNLALAEAKGHPICTLCSSCCGSLAEANRELLEDPSLRKRINEELYRWVGFRYEGEVKVSHLTRILHREVGTKKIEKEVRADLSSLRVAAHYGCHFTKPSDLYRRADDPENPKSLDELIEATGAQSLAYEEKLSCCGGGVLAIDEQVALGMAQRKLDHIHAQKADAIVLICPFCSVMYESNQKKIEKAFEKDYKLPVLYYPQLLGLALGIDPDELGLKMNRIRTSDLLKKIRRPA, from the coding sequence ATGAAGAAGAAAGAGGACCGGTCTAAGGAAAGCTCCTATACCCTATTTCTTGGTTGTACGGTTCCGGTCAGGGCCTTAAATTACGAATTGGCCTCGAGGAAGGTTGCCGGTGCCCTCGGTCTAACCCTTCATGACATCCCTGAGTTTACATGTTGCGGCTATCCCGTCAAATCGATCAGCCACCATGCCTATCTCCTGATGGCGGCCAGGAATCTGGCCCTCGCTGAGGCCAAAGGGCATCCCATTTGCACCCTCTGCAGTTCCTGCTGTGGCTCTCTGGCGGAGGCCAACCGAGAACTTCTCGAGGATCCGAGCCTCCGGAAAAGGATCAACGAAGAGCTCTACCGCTGGGTGGGATTCCGTTACGAGGGCGAGGTGAAAGTCAGCCACCTGACCAGAATCCTTCACCGGGAGGTCGGAACGAAGAAGATCGAAAAGGAAGTCCGCGCCGACCTCTCCTCCCTTAGGGTTGCGGCCCATTATGGCTGCCACTTTACCAAACCCTCGGACCTCTACCGAAGGGCCGATGATCCCGAAAATCCCAAAAGTCTCGATGAGCTGATCGAAGCGACAGGGGCCCAATCCCTTGCTTACGAAGAGAAACTCTCCTGTTGCGGTGGCGGGGTGCTGGCGATCGACGAACAGGTCGCCTTGGGGATGGCCCAGAGGAAGCTCGATCATATCCACGCCCAAAAAGCGGATGCCATCGTCCTGATCTGTCCTTTTTGCAGCGTGATGTACGAATCGAACCAGAAGAAGATCGAAAAGGCCTTCGAGAAGGATTATAAACTTCCCGTCCTTTATTATCCCCAACTCCTCGGCCTGGCCCTTGGGATCGATCCGGACGAGCTGGGCCTGAAGATGAACCGCATCAGGACCTCAGACCTCTTGAAGAAGATAAGGAGGCCGGCCTGA